The sequence ACAACAAGTAAGATGAACTAAAGAAATTATATAAGTAGTATATGGAGCATAGTGTGAATTTTGGCATATTCACTTACTTGTTAGCCGAATTCAGAAAATTCAGTTGCTCTTTAACAAGAGAATTCTGCAATAAAAAAAGTGGTTGATGAGAAAAATACATCAATTAATCGATTATATGATAATATATTTCATTCTAACAAACCTTCAAACTAGAACCATAGATGCTGAAGGTACCACCCCTTGGGCTGTGATTTTTCGTTCCATCAAATTTCACCATTGAAGTAGTGTCATTGCAGCTTAATTGACCACAAGATGAATCGGTAATTTCCTTCTCCGGCATCTTCAACTTCATTGGAGTTGATGAAGACAACAACTTTAAGTTGTTAGATAATTCTTTGATTTTCTGACTAAGTGGCATTGATCCATCACAGAGTGAATTGTTGTTCCGTTCGAATGGCTTACCTGGAACGGTGAATCATCCACTAAGAATTATCAAGTCGTTATACCAAATGAGCGAATATGTTGGGTTTTAAGACATACCATCTTCAAAAAGTATATGATCGCTTCCATCACAACAACTATCATTTATACTTTCTTGAGAACGGAGACCGTGTGCAGAAAAATCCTATGAAATAAAAATGGATGTTTAGGAAAGTTTTATGTTAAGAGTGCATGAATGACAAAGTTCTTGAAATCCTGTAAATCATTTTACAGCAAAAATGCATGGCATAATAAAAGTATAGTAGATTATCTTTTACAATTCATGCTAAAAATTTATAACCTTTTCTTCTTGGATGATAGCTTCATCATTAGAGGCACAGGGCAATACATTTTCCCGATTCAAAATCAAatgatgaatcaaatgctattCGAGATTTACATGGGCTACTAAAAGAAGCAATTGAGTGGTTAAACTACCTCTTCCAGTGAAAATGGGGCAACAGCCAAAGCATGATCTTGAAGGACATTATATTTGTGTGATGAAGTGTCTTCAGAAAGGCACATCAACTGCATCACATTTTAATTCAATGTATAGTTGAATGAAAtgggcaattttttttttccgaggATTAAGTTTCTAATAATTGTGATGCAAAAAATGCATATCCCTTTGCTAAAAGGTAAAAACAAAAACgaaatcatttaaatgattaCTGTATGAAGACAAAAAGAAAACGATATAGACACACTGGAAGGAGGACGTTTTGATGGAAAAAGAAAGAACTGCCGGCATAACAAGTTGATGAATAAGATAAATTAATGCATATTACCTGCTTAGGATTGTGTATGTTTTCTTCATCAAAGAGTTTCCTTGCAAAAGGTAGCCAGAAATTTAGTAAACTCTGTCGATTTGAAGTAATTTGGCCTATAAAATAATACGATATTAAGGTAGTTTTTACCTTCCCTTTAGAATGCAGTTAACCTTCTTTCCAGAAAGAAATTGGCAACGACCAATTTGCTTTTTCTCTATCAAAGAAGTAGATGTACTTTTTCCACTTTTCAACGACGAAAACACCTTAGATTTGGCTGAACTCTGACATCTATTCGTAGAGTCCGTCAAAACTTGCTTGATGCTTTGACAGGACCGTGAAACAAAACTTAGTGAGCTGATGGAGTCTTTGCAAAAGAAAGGGTTCTACatcataaaaaaacaaaaaataaaaccattgacatataaaaatatttaaaaatctgcAACAAATTTTCAACATAAATTACTAGTAGAAACTTACCAAGCAAGCAAACACTAATACGTGACTTGTACCACTGAGAGAATCTTGCAAGATTCGAGTGAGCTTACTCTCTCGATATGGCACACGGATCTCGTTGGAATTCAGAGCATTGACGACATTTATCAATGCAAATAATGATTTGTTACTCCTGGAATTCTCAATAAGTGTGATTCTGTCGTTGCTACTCTTGCGAGGATCCTCATAGCCTGGACAACATGAAACAGAAGTTTTCATGAATGATCCTCGCACTAATAGAAAGAAAGAGCATATAATTACATTATTAGTTATATAAACCTGCAAGATCAACAAAATTAATCTTGTTCTCCAACTTGGGTATTATGTTGTCATCTTCAGATGATATATGCACAATCAAACCCTTGTGACAGCGTCGAGGGTCCATTGATATTTTTTGGCTTTTCTGCAAATTGAGATGTCTAAAGTATGTATTTTCGAATTCTGAAATTGATTTCACCATGACCTACAAAACAACATTAGCAAAGAAATATAAGTAAAATTCAGCTTCAGAAAATTCCATCAATTAAGCAAAACAGAAACATATTTTCTTGCCCGAGAAAGCCCCTTCAAGTTGAGTTTGCCTCGAGTGTCATCCAGTACTTGAACCTCAGCAGAGTCAGGATCTAAAAGGTCAAAAGCATGGTCTTGTGCAACCTGATAGAGAGATACAGATACCGTCTTCTTGCTTTCACTAGCTTTAGAAAGAATTTCAGACATTGCAAGAGTTGCTAAACCTGGTTTCTCTGTAGATCCCTTGAATGTAACAAAGAATGTAAATCAAGCTTGAGTTTGATGATCCAAGAAATATAGTAAATCTCTTATGAAGGCAAACAAGAAAGAGACCAAAAAAATACGAATCTACCTGTATAGTAAAGGTTTTTCCGCTTCCTCTTGCTCCCAGGGCAATTACAGATGCATTTTGACCATTAAAAACTTCCGAAATCATGTGGCTTATCTCTCTTGAGTAAATCAGGTCAATATGTTCATCTGGCTCATAGCAGTGATCCAGTTCATAAGAATTTTTGCGGCTGACGAGATAAAACagagaaaatttgaaaacacgTCTTAAATTGGAATCTGATTTACTAAATAAATGACTCACCTaagttaacttttttttttgtcaagtTCACAACTTTTTAAAGTCTACTAATGACCAACAAtcttaaaattatttatcaaaGATTCATGTGCAAAAGCCAACGTGCTCAAGAAAAACCCAACAAACAAAGCTGCAATTGCTACGGTTGAAAATATGTCCACATAATAAAGACTCCGAAATTGTGAGTTGGGAGAAAGTGGAAACACCAGCCCATATCTCGAAATGAAAATCTTcttaatcacaaagaaacaGTACGATCATAAGCTAAAAACTAAAAACCACAGCAAATTATGCGGTACCAGTTGTTAAGCATGAAAATGAAGAAGGTAAACTCAAAGCCAAATCCAACAAATTACCCAGTTGATTGGGTGTCGAAAGAAACAGTGACTTTAGAGAGCGGTCCATTCTCTTGGGGCTTCTGAACAGTGATCCAAGGATTCCGTTCTCGGGTCGAGGACTGGGATTCTTGATCCGTAAATCCTCGAATCCTCCCAACTATCCGCACTCGATTTGCGGGCTTCGAGCACCTACTGGATCGCATGCTGTCTGAATCTGCAACTGTAGAAGCCATTGAAGCAGGAAATTCttgaaattgaaattgaaattgtGTGAGAGGCGGAGCTAGAACTGAGGATTTGATGATAAATGGGGAAAAAGGAGTCGTTGGGGGTGAGATTTTCGAATTCTATTGTTCTGTGGCGCTTCGGATGACGCTCTCGCTTGTTTAAAtgaagttaattttttttttattaaaaaaaaatcgaaaattgtatattttttaattatatgtaCTTATCATTGTTTTTTCGTGTTGTTGGAAAAAAAAACGTTATTTGTAGTTTCAAAAAATACTAAAAGTATTTATTTGAAGACGTTAGAATAACTATTTTAGTATAACATATCGAGTAACACTCTTATGAGATGGTCTCACAAATGAGACGGGTcaatcctacccatatttacaataataagtaatacttttgacataaaatataatattttttaatggataactcatataaAAGATCCGTCTCAAgaaaatgacccttgagaccgtctcatatgagtttttgCCTAACatatcaaaccaaaaatctttcCAATTTTGTTTCTAACATTCTATATAAACTAGTTAAAAATGCACACactttgtgtgtgtaaaaaagaagttatttttttaaaaacaaatatgGAGTTAGTGGGAagtttttagtaaaatatttgatagaaaagggtaattttgaaataaattattttggtaTCCTCAAGATGATAGTTACTCTAACATATTCATTCTTTATAATATAGAATAGATAGTATCATATCATCGGTACTTTTTCACGATAACTCCCCAGTCTTTTCTTCATGTTTTTCTTACTAATTTCTAAATCatgttataatatatttaaccatcatttaaacataaaaatttatatttaaaacaattgtttgaaatttaaaaatgtaTTTAGGAAACAAATACTCCGTCTGTcctattaatattaatataggTAAGTGTGTGTTTTcatacaaattaaaaaattgttttagaAAGTAATTATGGAAAGTAATTTTCTATTTTACCtttatttaatgaataatttaataaaatgaaataattatatatgtaattaatgatattaatttaatagGGTAAATCggtaaaaaagtaaaaaatataACTTTGAAATATAGCCTAAATGAATGAGACggataataatatttatatatatacgacCCATAACTATGAGAAATTTGTGAAAATTATTGCTTGAGAAATTTGTGAAAATTATTGCTATAAAGCCTGATGGCGACGATTTTATGCAGAATATTATTtgtcattattttataattatatgaaGAAAATGTCCGTTGGAAGTTGGACCCGGAGAGCTAACCTATCTAAAATGATATTGTGTAGGCGTCCTGAAGAAGTTACTTAAATTCAATGGAAATTAACGAGAAAAGATATAATAACATTTcgtttaatttaaatttcaaaataacaTCTAATTTAATTTAACCAACCGTTGCAACGAATTGGCATTTTAGATGAATATCCCATGCAACGATGTTATGTCACTGTCGTTCAATTATCTCGAACCGAATAGTCGAGAAATTAGACTCATAACCTCCTGATAATCGAATTCTTTGCCTCTTTCATATGTTGATCCCGAGTTGTCATCTCTCGAACTTAAAAGTAATAGTCAAAAGAAAATTAGATAGTGTTTGGGTGAGCTTCTAAGAAGCACATCTCAACTTTTTTTCTAAACAATAATATCTAAGCCAAAGAAAAACCAACTCATCTTCCTAGATTCTAACATATAAGTTGCATCATTCTCATAAGAGGGGCTAGAGGGGGCAGGGATCTCCTTCAAATGAAAATAAATCCAAGCTTCAAGATCGAAACAAATAGTAATTGgcatatatatatgttagcTGCACCACTAAGGGTAAATTTTTCGGGGGGAAAAAAAAACATTCTTGAAATGGTAATCGAGTCTCTAGGAACAGGTATTAAGATGGCGTTCCTATCTGAATTCAAGAACTGTAAGATAAGAACAAACAATCATTCTCATCTAACTCCAAGAAGGATCTAGAAATTGAAGGGCTTACTGACATGAGTTGCATAATCGAAATTTACAGAGATGACGTTGCTGGATCCAAGTAAGGCCCAAGGAAAGGAAGTGGATGGGCATAAATTCACACACCAACATAGTCATGGTGAGCATTGGTGACTAATTGCATGCAAGCAGCAATGGAAATTCCAGGTCATCCGAGCACAGGGTTTTGCCCCAAAGACAAGACCTGAATGAATTCTTCTTTGCGCTCTTCTGGTAattttgaagaagaaaagatgaatttgaCGCCAAAAGATGTGGTGGGAGATGGCGCCTTAAGGATATATAAGCCTTCTGTTCGTACAGATTATTGAGGTTCCAAGAAATGGGAGCAAGATAGTAGGTTAACTTTTAATCTTACTGCATTTAGCATTCTCATGTCATTCACACAACCTTGCATATACGCCTTTAATTCTTTCCACTAAAACTTAATAGAATCAACCCTCAAGAGTTTCAGAATTGAGTATAACT comes from Henckelia pumila isolate YLH828 chromosome 4, ASM3356847v2, whole genome shotgun sequence and encodes:
- the LOC140866170 gene encoding kinesin-like protein KIN-10C isoform X2 is translated as MASTVADSDSMRSSRCSKPANRVRIVGRIRGFTDQESQSSTRERNPWITVQKPQENGPLSKVTVSFDTQSTGRKNSYELDHCYEPDEHIDLIYSREISHMISEVFNGQNASVIALGARGSGKTFTIQGSTEKPGLATLAMSEILSKASESKKTVSVSLYQVAQDHAFDLLDPDSAEVQVLDDTRGKLNLKGLSRVMVKSISEFENTYFRHLNLQKSQKISMDPRRCHKGLIVHISSEDDNIIPKLENKINFVDLAGYEDPRKSSNDRITLIENSRSNKSLFALINVVNALNSNEIRVPYRESKLTRILQDSLSGTSHVLVFACLNPFFCKDSISSLSFVSRSCQSIKQVLTDSTNRCQSSAKSKVFSSLKSGKSTSTSLIEKKQIGRCQFLSGKKVNCILKGRKLFDEENIHNPKQDFSAHGLRSQESINDSCCDGSDHILFEDGKPFERNNNSLCDGSMPLSQKIKELSNNLKLLSSSTPMKLKMPEKEITDSSCGQLSCNDTTSMVKFDGTKNHSPRGGTFSIYGSSLKNSLVKEQLNFLNSANKEDLKKLRGIGEKRASYILDLRDESPEPFKSLDDLQNIGMSAKQIKDLMKGVAAELFS
- the LOC140866170 gene encoding kinesin-like protein KIN-10C isoform X1, encoding MASTVADSDSMRSSRCSKPANRVRIVGRIRGFTDQESQSSTRERNPWITVQKPQENGPLSKVTVSFDTQSTGRKNSYELDHCYEPDEHIDLIYSREISHMISEVFNGQNASVIALGARGSGKTFTIQGSTEKPGLATLAMSEILSKASESKKTVSVSLYQVAQDHAFDLLDPDSAEVQVLDDTRGKLNLKGLSRVMVKSISEFENTYFRHLNLQKSQKISMDPRRCHKGLIVHISSEDDNIIPKLENKINFVDLAGYEDPRKSSNDRITLIENSRSNKSLFALINVVNALNSNEIRVPYRESKLTRILQDSLSGTSHVLVFACLNPFFCKDSISSLSFVSRSCQSIKQVLTDSTNRCQSSAKSKVFSSLKSGKSTSTSLIEKKQIGRCQFLSGKKVNCILKGRKLFDEENIHNPKQLMCLSEDTSSHKYNVLQDHALAVAPFSLEEDFSAHGLRSQESINDSCCDGSDHILFEDGKPFERNNNSLCDGSMPLSQKIKELSNNLKLLSSSTPMKLKMPEKEITDSSCGQLSCNDTTSMVKFDGTKNHSPRGGTFSIYGSSLKNSLVKEQLNFLNSANKEDLKKLRGIGEKRASYILDLRDESPEPFKSLDDLQNIGMSAKQIKDLMKGVAAELFS